One Rhizobiales bacterium GAS188 DNA window includes the following coding sequences:
- a CDS encoding Porin subfamily protein, giving the protein MKLVKSLLLGSAAGLLAVAGAQAADLPTRKAAPVDYVRICSLYGPGFFYIPGSDTCIRLSGRARFEYINFQSFNRALDNSSFRAQGRLAFDARTATDWGQLRAFIRMTFTRDSGGYFGSGSGARGATRISFAGGLSGITGVQAAPGAQFTGFSGLNFPNFSGADVIGNRLQTGVFVDSAFVQWGGLTAGRLQSFFDFYADNDTWFGAADSDLVTTALAYTYTFGNGFSATLSVEDPKERQRYPIAGLAPVGAGGINPSVATAPFTNVFPFAFSPFAVPGVNAISYTNRESIPDVVGVLRVDQAWGSAQLSGAYHRFSTVGATVANLTPNNTGTGFVTNPLVSSVQGGFGTVTGNGWAVQGGVKVNLPMIAAGDYIYLQAAYSKGVISYVNGGFPGSYSAGAYAGSFESLPAYDAVVGPSGRITLTPAYSGLISYEHYWTPTIRQGLFASAAKISYSGAIRTAAGFAQGAACPTCLGTVTVSTAGGPTPFNPFSIQYDGGTFFGVGSNLIWSPVKDLDIGVEVYYDHEVLQHKQFDTNSGRGKLVKNADDWLGRLRISRDF; this is encoded by the coding sequence GATCTGCAGCCTCTATGGACCAGGCTTTTTCTATATCCCCGGTTCGGATACTTGCATAAGGCTCAGCGGCAGGGCTCGCTTCGAATATATCAACTTCCAGTCCTTCAACCGGGCACTCGACAATTCGAGCTTCCGCGCACAGGGCCGTCTCGCGTTCGACGCCCGCACCGCGACGGACTGGGGTCAGCTACGCGCCTTTATCCGCATGACCTTTACGCGTGACAGCGGCGGCTATTTCGGTTCCGGCAGCGGCGCGCGGGGCGCAACCAGGATCAGCTTTGCCGGCGGCCTGTCGGGTATCACCGGAGTTCAGGCGGCGCCCGGCGCGCAGTTCACCGGATTTTCGGGATTGAACTTCCCGAACTTCAGCGGTGCCGACGTGATCGGCAACAGGCTGCAGACGGGCGTGTTCGTCGACAGCGCCTTCGTGCAATGGGGCGGGTTGACGGCAGGCCGTCTCCAGTCCTTCTTCGATTTCTACGCCGACAACGACACCTGGTTCGGCGCTGCCGATTCGGATCTCGTCACCACGGCGCTCGCCTATACCTACACCTTCGGCAACGGTTTCTCGGCGACCTTGTCGGTCGAAGACCCGAAGGAGCGTCAGAGATACCCGATCGCGGGCCTTGCGCCGGTGGGAGCCGGCGGCATCAACCCATCCGTTGCGACTGCGCCCTTCACCAATGTCTTTCCTTTCGCCTTCAGCCCCTTTGCGGTGCCCGGTGTCAACGCCATCAGCTACACCAATCGTGAAAGCATTCCGGATGTGGTCGGCGTGCTGCGTGTCGATCAAGCCTGGGGCTCGGCCCAGTTGTCGGGTGCCTATCATCGTTTCTCGACGGTCGGCGCCACGGTCGCCAACCTGACACCGAACAACACCGGGACCGGCTTCGTCACCAATCCTCTCGTCTCGTCGGTGCAGGGCGGCTTCGGCACGGTCACCGGCAATGGTTGGGCCGTGCAGGGCGGCGTGAAGGTCAACCTGCCGATGATCGCCGCGGGCGACTATATTTATCTGCAGGCCGCCTATTCGAAGGGCGTCATCTCCTATGTGAACGGCGGCTTCCCGGGCTCATATTCGGCGGGCGCCTATGCGGGCTCGTTTGAATCGCTTCCGGCCTATGACGCCGTCGTCGGACCGTCCGGTCGCATCACCTTGACCCCCGCCTATTCGGGCTTGATCTCCTACGAGCATTACTGGACCCCGACCATTCGCCAGGGCCTGTTCGCGAGCGCGGCGAAGATCAGCTACAGCGGCGCAATCCGGACGGCGGCCGGCTTCGCGCAGGGTGCTGCCTGCCCTACCTGTTTGGGGACAGTCACGGTGTCTACGGCAGGTGGCCCGACGCCCTTCAACCCCTTCTCCATCCAGTATGATGGCGGCACCTTCTTCGGCGTCGGTTCCAATCTGATCTGGTCGCCTGTGAAGGATCTCGATATCGGCGTCGAGGTCTATTACGACCACGAAGTGCTGCAACATAAGCAATTCGACACGAACAGCGGCCGCGGCAAACTGGTCAAGAATGCCGATGACTGGCTGGGGCGCCTGCGCATCTCGCGCGATTTCTGA
- a CDS encoding methylated-DNA-[protein]-cysteine S-methyltransferase has translation MPDPYHLFDTAIGACGVAWSADGLTRLQLPEADRAATERRLRARQHGAAPADPSPQMNQAIGDIQSYLSGERIDFSAVALDLQRASPFDRKVYEAARHIPWGETTSYGELARRAGCPGEAREVGQALSRNPVAIIIPCHRILAKGGKLGGFSAYGGTLTKEQLLALEGVDLQGDAPLLPGLLPLRERRR, from the coding sequence ATGCCCGACCCCTATCACCTGTTCGACACCGCCATCGGAGCCTGCGGCGTCGCCTGGAGCGCAGATGGGCTGACGCGACTGCAGCTCCCGGAAGCCGACCGGGCCGCGACCGAGCGGCGTCTGCGTGCGCGCCAGCATGGCGCTGCTCCAGCGGATCCGTCGCCGCAGATGAATCAGGCGATCGGTGACATCCAATCCTATCTCAGCGGTGAAAGGATCGATTTCTCCGCCGTCGCACTCGATCTGCAAAGGGCGAGCCCCTTCGATCGCAAGGTCTATGAAGCGGCGAGGCACATCCCCTGGGGCGAGACCACGAGCTATGGCGAGCTCGCCCGGCGCGCCGGGTGTCCGGGGGAAGCGCGCGAAGTCGGGCAGGCATTGTCGCGCAATCCGGTCGCCATCATCATTCCCTGCCATCGCATCCTGGCGAAGGGCGGCAAGCTCGGCGGATTTTCCGCCTATGGCGGCACGCTCACCAAAGAGCAGCTTCTGGCGCTCGAGGGCGTGGACCTGCAAGGCGACGCGCCTTTGCTACCCGGTCTGTTGCCGTTGCGCGAGCGGCGCCGATAA
- a CDS encoding transcriptional regulator, LacI family has product MSSLRSLARSLGLSITTVSRALDDYGDVAAQTRKRVRETADAIGYRPNAAARRLRKGASELVTLVLPTEPGQFNEPLYIELLAPMGQRLAREGYDLTLIAAAPGPDELKTYRRIVEGRRADGIFVVRTRRQDARIDYLQKLGFPFVAMGRCDSETVYAFVDGDGESAFADAVRRLVTMGHRRIVHLAAPSAFTFAVLRRRGYARAMAEAGLQPQVIEHRADETGGCGAALEALNAASRPTALLCATDRMAFGALRAARQRGLVVPRDLSIIGHDNLVTSQFCDPPLTTMELPIAATGEKLAEMMLARIGGADPGTLQEVCEVRFIERESTAAPGA; this is encoded by the coding sequence ATGTCGTCATTGAGATCTCTCGCCCGATCGCTCGGCCTGTCGATCACGACGGTGTCGCGGGCGCTCGATGATTATGGCGACGTGGCCGCTCAGACGCGCAAGCGGGTGCGCGAGACGGCGGATGCGATCGGCTACCGGCCGAACGCCGCGGCGCGCCGCCTGCGCAAGGGGGCGAGCGAGCTCGTGACCCTGGTGCTGCCGACCGAGCCCGGCCAGTTCAACGAGCCTTTGTATATCGAGCTCCTCGCGCCCATGGGGCAGAGGCTGGCGCGCGAAGGCTATGACCTGACCCTGATCGCGGCCGCGCCAGGCCCGGACGAGCTGAAGACCTACCGGCGCATCGTCGAGGGTAGGCGCGCCGACGGCATCTTCGTGGTGCGCACGCGTCGCCAGGATGCGCGCATCGACTATCTCCAGAAGCTCGGCTTTCCCTTTGTCGCCATGGGCCGCTGCGACAGCGAGACCGTCTATGCCTTCGTCGATGGCGACGGCGAGTCAGCCTTCGCCGATGCGGTGCGCCGCCTGGTGACGATGGGCCATCGCCGCATCGTCCATCTCGCCGCCCCTTCGGCCTTCACCTTCGCGGTGCTGCGCCGGCGCGGCTATGCAAGGGCAATGGCGGAGGCCGGGCTGCAGCCGCAGGTCATCGAGCATCGCGCCGACGAAACGGGCGGCTGCGGCGCGGCGCTCGAGGCCCTGAACGCTGCGTCGCGCCCGACGGCGCTCTTGTGCGCCACCGATCGCATGGCCTTCGGCGCCTTGCGGGCGGCGCGCCAGCGCGGCCTCGTCGTGCCTCGCGATCTCTCGATCATCGGCCACGACAATCTCGTCACCAGCCAATTCTGCGACCCACCCTTGACGACGATGGAGCTGCCGATCGCGGCGACCGGCGAGAAACTTGCCGAGATGATGCTGGCCCGGATCGGAGGAGCCGATCCGGGCACGCTTCAGGAGGTCTGCGAGGTTCGCTTCATCGAACGCGAATCGACTGCTGCGCCTGGAGCATGA
- a CDS encoding carbohydrate ABC transporter substrate-binding protein, CUT1 family — MLTSRRMAIAAGFLAFSALGAAQPARAQELVFLSTQLRPIEEAQKVRDILLKGAPKTSFIVDEPSAFAVRMQAEHDAGKHTISVVGALHGELQPLVPLGALDAVDDVAEAVKARGIPAKLMELGKFGGQNQLYIPWMQATYVLVVKKEAMPFLPAGADINALTYDQLAQWAKAIADKTGQRRLGFPAGPKGLFARFLQGYLYPSYTASSVTEFRSPEAEKMWTDFKALWASVNPNSTSYDFMQDPLQAGEVWIAWDHISRFKDALQASPGDYQVVPPPAGPKGRAYMPVIVGLGIVKGAPDRAGAAAVIAHLEKPETQIITAAETGFFPVVEAKLPADLSPGIKLLAEGVAKTQTAKDALAVLLPVGIGDKGGEFNKVFTDSFQRIVLRGEPVRATLDAEAAVMRDIIAATKAPCWAPDKPSNGPCPVN; from the coding sequence ATGTTGACTTCTCGGCGCATGGCGATCGCCGCAGGATTTCTCGCCTTCAGCGCCTTGGGCGCGGCGCAGCCCGCCAGGGCGCAGGAGCTTGTCTTCCTGTCGACGCAGCTTCGCCCCATCGAAGAGGCGCAGAAGGTGCGCGATATCCTTCTCAAGGGCGCACCCAAGACCAGCTTCATCGTCGATGAGCCTTCCGCCTTCGCGGTGCGCATGCAAGCCGAGCACGATGCCGGCAAGCACACGATCAGCGTCGTCGGTGCCTTGCATGGCGAGCTGCAGCCGCTGGTGCCGCTCGGCGCGCTCGATGCCGTCGATGATGTCGCAGAGGCCGTCAAGGCGCGCGGCATCCCGGCGAAGCTGATGGAACTCGGCAAGTTCGGCGGCCAAAACCAGCTCTACATCCCCTGGATGCAGGCGACCTATGTGCTGGTCGTGAAGAAGGAGGCCATGCCCTTCCTGCCGGCCGGCGCCGATATCAATGCGTTGACCTATGACCAGCTGGCGCAATGGGCGAAGGCGATCGCCGACAAGACCGGGCAGCGGCGGCTCGGCTTTCCGGCTGGGCCGAAGGGCCTCTTCGCGCGCTTCCTGCAGGGCTATCTGTATCCGTCCTACACGGCGTCCTCGGTCACCGAGTTCCGCTCGCCCGAGGCCGAGAAGATGTGGACGGATTTCAAGGCGCTCTGGGCGAGCGTCAATCCCAATTCGACGAGCTACGACTTCATGCAGGATCCGCTGCAGGCGGGTGAAGTCTGGATCGCCTGGGACCATATCTCGCGCTTCAAGGATGCCTTGCAGGCCTCGCCCGGCGACTACCAGGTGGTGCCGCCGCCCGCCGGCCCGAAGGGGCGCGCCTATATGCCGGTCATCGTCGGGCTCGGCATCGTCAAGGGTGCGCCCGACCGCGCCGGCGCCGCGGCGGTCATCGCGCATCTGGAAAAGCCGGAGACGCAGATCATCACCGCGGCCGAGACCGGTTTCTTCCCGGTCGTCGAGGCGAAGCTGCCGGCCGATCTCTCGCCCGGCATCAAGCTTCTCGCTGAAGGCGTCGCCAAGACGCAGACCGCCAAGGACGCCCTCGCCGTGCTGCTCCCGGTCGGGATCGGCGACAAGGGCGGCGAGTTCAACAAGGTCTTCACCGACTCATTCCAGAGGATCGTGCTGCGCGGCGAGCCGGTGCGCGCCACGCTCGATGCGGAGGCTGCCGTGATGCGCGACATCATCGCGGCGACCAAGGCGCCGTGCTGGGCGCCCGACAAGCCGAGCAACGGCCCCTGCCCGGTGAATTGA
- a CDS encoding carbohydrate ABC transporter membrane protein 1, CUT1 family produces the protein MSSITSVQKRGRAKAEFKVRAELLPYLLIAPAICFLAIFFLVPFAQTIALSFTTGGAWSFGNYARMAGDLNFATAIRDTFMLVIAVIPLQVALALAMGMMLQKLTRGRDIVLWVWTIPLGVSDLAAGLVWLAILQNSGYLNSALFKLGLIAGPTAWLNAETPVTLFIGVVLAEMWRATAIVLVILVAGLQLIPKEFGEAADIFGATPWTKFRRITLPLLKPSLQSALILRTVLAFEVFAVVYALGGRNFPVITGEAFLWQNENQNYGVAAAYAVLIMAISLAATFIYLKALRTRPETLP, from the coding sequence ATGAGCTCGATCACTTCGGTGCAGAAGCGGGGCAGGGCCAAGGCCGAGTTCAAGGTAAGAGCCGAGCTCTTGCCCTATCTCCTCATCGCGCCCGCGATCTGCTTCCTGGCGATCTTCTTCCTGGTGCCCTTCGCCCAGACGATCGCCCTGTCCTTTACGACAGGCGGGGCATGGTCCTTCGGCAATTATGCGCGCATGGCGGGCGATCTGAATTTCGCGACCGCCATCCGCGACACCTTCATGCTGGTGATCGCCGTCATTCCCCTGCAGGTCGCCCTGGCGCTCGCCATGGGCATGATGCTGCAGAAGCTGACGCGCGGCCGCGATATCGTCCTGTGGGTCTGGACCATTCCGCTCGGCGTCTCCGACCTTGCGGCCGGCCTCGTCTGGCTCGCGATCCTGCAGAATTCCGGCTATCTCAACAGCGCCCTCTTCAAGCTCGGCCTGATCGCAGGACCGACGGCCTGGCTCAATGCCGAGACCCCGGTGACGCTGTTCATCGGCGTGGTGCTGGCCGAGATGTGGCGCGCCACCGCCATCGTCCTCGTCATCCTGGTCGCAGGCCTGCAGCTCATCCCCAAGGAATTCGGCGAGGCCGCCGACATCTTCGGCGCGACGCCCTGGACCAAGTTCCGGCGCATCACCTTGCCGTTGCTGAAGCCCTCCCTGCAATCGGCGCTGATCTTGCGCACCGTGCTGGCCTTCGAAGTCTTCGCCGTCGTCTATGCGCTCGGAGGGCGGAACTTCCCGGTGATCACCGGCGAGGCCTTCCTGTGGCAGAACGAGAACCAGAATTACGGGGTCGCTGCCGCTTATGCGGTGCTGATCATGGCGATCTCGCTCGCCGCCACCTTCATCTATCTCAAGGCGCTGCGCACCCGTCCGGAAACACTGCCATGA
- a CDS encoding carbohydrate ABC transporter membrane protein 2, CUT1 family, translating into MKGPRKFLLISGVVALCAWILVPIYLIGLGAFGGRAGVFKWPKSIWPSDASLDALLSFLRIEGVWQAALNSLIAAGLTMFLSIALGLPAGYALARYPFKGADAFRLMLLMTRAFPLAILALPLTVVFIRVGLYDTPVGVALVHTALALPFAALISASLFAGIPREFEEAAWVFGCSRLQAFRRIVLPLALPGIAAAAIFAFVISWNEVFAASVLTVTHRTLTAYLLTVLAESPLHYRFAGGFILIVPSVLFIFAVRKYLFAMWGVSNR; encoded by the coding sequence ATGAAGGGACCCCGCAAATTCCTGCTGATCAGCGGCGTCGTCGCGCTATGCGCCTGGATCCTCGTGCCGATCTACCTCATCGGGCTCGGCGCCTTCGGCGGCCGCGCCGGCGTCTTCAAATGGCCGAAGAGCATCTGGCCGAGCGATGCCTCGCTCGACGCGCTCCTCTCCTTCCTGAGGATCGAGGGCGTCTGGCAGGCGGCCTTGAATTCGCTGATCGCTGCCGGGCTGACGATGTTCCTGTCGATCGCGCTCGGCCTGCCGGCCGGCTACGCACTCGCCCGCTATCCCTTCAAAGGCGCGGACGCCTTCCGCCTGATGCTGCTCATGACGCGTGCCTTCCCGCTGGCGATCCTCGCCTTGCCACTCACCGTCGTCTTCATCCGTGTCGGGCTCTACGACACGCCGGTCGGCGTGGCGCTGGTGCACACGGCGCTGGCGCTGCCCTTCGCGGCGCTGATCTCGGCGAGCCTGTTTGCCGGCATCCCGCGCGAATTCGAGGAAGCGGCCTGGGTGTTCGGCTGCTCGCGCCTGCAGGCCTTCCGTCGCATCGTGCTGCCGCTGGCGCTGCCCGGCATCGCGGCTGCCGCCATCTTCGCTTTCGTGATCTCCTGGAACGAAGTCTTCGCCGCCTCGGTGCTGACCGTCACGCATCGCACGCTCACGGCCTATCTGCTCACGGTGCTCGCCGAGTCGCCGCTCCATTACCGTTTCGCGGGCGGTTTCATCCTGATCGTCCCGTCCGTCCTCTTCATCTTCGCGGTGCGCAAATATCTCTTCGCCATGTGGGGCGTCTCGAACCGCTGA
- a CDS encoding carbohydrate ABC transporter ATP-binding protein, CUT1 family: MSGILIDKIEKAYGAVTALADITLDVADGEFIALLGPSGCGKTTLLRIMAGLETQSAGRVLIGGRDVSALKPAQRGLAMVFQNYAVFPHMTVYDNVGFGLAMQAKPKEVIARQVQKAASLLHIEPYLERYPAKLSGGQRQRVAVARALAVEPAVLLMDEPLSNLDALLRLEMRAELKSVLQQAGTTTIYVTHDQMEAMGLADRIAVMHGGRIVQCDTPTQVYSRPATAFVGGFVGSPPMNFLDVDAPERRLALQGLNFAPPSSGSLQLGFRGEDVRLGEGGSGLPFTVNVAEPMGSHLLLTGTVWDTKVRIVAPPQLAAKPGERLGLTLEPARAVWMNGETGLAIGAAA, translated from the coding sequence ATGTCGGGTATCCTCATCGACAAGATCGAGAAGGCCTATGGCGCCGTGACGGCGCTCGCCGATATCACATTGGATGTGGCCGATGGCGAGTTCATCGCGCTGCTCGGGCCCTCGGGCTGCGGCAAGACCACGCTGTTGCGCATCATGGCGGGGCTCGAGACGCAGAGCGCCGGCCGGGTGCTGATCGGCGGGCGCGACGTCTCCGCCCTCAAGCCCGCCCAGCGCGGCCTCGCCATGGTGTTCCAGAACTACGCGGTCTTTCCCCATATGACGGTCTACGACAATGTCGGCTTCGGCCTCGCCATGCAGGCGAAGCCCAAGGAGGTCATCGCCAGGCAGGTGCAGAAGGCGGCTTCGCTCCTGCATATCGAACCTTATCTCGAGCGCTATCCGGCCAAGCTCTCGGGCGGGCAGCGCCAGCGGGTCGCGGTGGCGCGGGCACTGGCGGTCGAGCCGGCCGTGCTGCTGATGGACGAGCCGCTCTCCAATCTCGACGCGCTGCTGCGGCTCGAGATGCGCGCCGAGCTGAAGAGCGTGCTGCAGCAGGCCGGCACGACGACGATCTATGTGACGCATGACCAGATGGAGGCCATGGGATTGGCCGACCGCATCGCCGTGATGCATGGCGGGCGCATCGTGCAATGCGATACGCCGACCCAGGTCTATTCGCGGCCGGCGACGGCTTTTGTCGGCGGCTTCGTCGGCTCGCCGCCGATGAATTTCCTCGATGTCGACGCCCCCGAACGGCGGCTGGCCCTGCAGGGCCTCAACTTCGCCCCGCCTTCATCCGGCTCCCTGCAACTCGGCTTTCGCGGCGAGGACGTGAGGCTCGGCGAGGGCGGCTCGGGCCTTCCCTTCACGGTCAACGTTGCCGAGCCGATGGGCTCGCATCTGTTGCTGACCGGCACGGTCTGGGACACCAAGGTGCGCATCGTGGCGCCGCCTCAGCTTGCCGCCAAGCCTGGCGAGCGGCTCGGCCTTACGCTCGAACCGGCGCGCGCCGTGTGGATGAACGGCGAGACGGGCCTCGCGATCGGAGCTGCGGCGTGA
- a CDS encoding alpha,alpha-trehalase — protein sequence MSVSSDLDRLAHDTLVGNDRGGYTVPNAKVYPFQWNWDSAFVAMGFAVFDEDRAWRELETLFLGQWADGMVPSIVFHKPDPGYYPGPTVWGTAHEPPTTGISQPPVAATAARAVFEASRDKAGAEARLRALFPRLFASHRWWHETRDPDATGLVTVVHPWETGRDNSPEWDEPLARVTPLRDVSALRKDKTHVNAAERPTDDFYNRVMRLVDEAKALGWQGERVARTLSFRVCDIGVQSILMRADRDLLALAHHLGHDAEAAKLQGWIERAMRGFDKLRHDDGSFRSLDLVSGLLAPVATSGSFLPLYARACTKADADRLAQILTEWSAKAVYAVPSTSPDAAAFDPVSYWRGPVWLVVNRLIADGFAAYGHGEVAERIRGDARRLAEAHGLREYFDPRNGAGLGGRDFSWSAAVWLSWLSASRDDVAGRDLVTPE from the coding sequence GTGAGTGTTTCTTCCGATCTCGACCGCCTGGCCCACGATACCCTGGTCGGCAATGACCGGGGCGGCTACACGGTGCCGAATGCCAAGGTCTACCCGTTCCAGTGGAATTGGGATTCGGCCTTCGTGGCCATGGGCTTTGCGGTCTTCGACGAAGACAGGGCCTGGCGCGAGCTCGAAACCCTGTTCCTCGGCCAATGGGCTGACGGCATGGTGCCGAGCATCGTCTTCCACAAGCCCGATCCCGGCTATTACCCAGGCCCCACGGTCTGGGGCACCGCGCATGAGCCGCCGACGACAGGCATTTCCCAGCCGCCGGTCGCGGCGACCGCCGCACGCGCCGTCTTCGAAGCTTCGCGCGACAAGGCGGGTGCCGAGGCCCGCCTGCGCGCTCTGTTTCCGCGTCTGTTCGCCTCGCATCGCTGGTGGCACGAGACGCGCGATCCCGATGCGACGGGCCTCGTCACCGTGGTCCATCCCTGGGAAACGGGCCGAGACAACTCGCCCGAATGGGATGAGCCCCTCGCGCGAGTCACGCCGCTTCGCGACGTCTCGGCGCTGCGCAAGGACAAGACGCATGTCAACGCCGCCGAACGGCCGACCGACGATTTCTACAACCGCGTCATGAGGCTTGTCGACGAGGCGAAGGCCCTGGGATGGCAAGGCGAGCGTGTGGCGCGCACCCTCTCATTCCGCGTCTGCGATATCGGCGTGCAGTCGATCCTGATGCGCGCCGACCGCGATCTCCTCGCCCTGGCGCACCATCTCGGCCATGACGCCGAAGCGGCAAAGCTGCAGGGCTGGATCGAGCGCGCCATGCGCGGCTTCGACAAGCTGCGCCATGACGATGGCAGCTTCCGTTCGCTCGACCTGGTCTCGGGTCTGCTGGCGCCGGTCGCGACCTCGGGCTCCTTCCTGCCGCTTTATGCGCGCGCCTGCACCAAGGCGGATGCCGATCGGCTGGCGCAAATCCTCACCGAGTGGTCGGCGAAAGCCGTCTATGCGGTGCCGAGCACCTCACCTGATGCCGCGGCCTTCGATCCCGTGAGCTATTGGCGCGGCCCGGTCTGGCTCGTCGTCAACCGCCTGATCGCCGACGGCTTCGCCGCCTATGGACATGGGGAGGTTGCGGAGCGCATCCGCGGCGATGCGCGCCGCCTCGCCGAGGCGCATGGCCTGCGCGAATATTTCGACCCGCGCAATGGCGCAGGTCTCGGCGGCAGGGATTTCTCCTGGAGCGCTGCCGTGTGGCTGTCATGGCTCAGCGCCTCGCGCGACGATGTGGCGGGGCGGGATCTCGTGACGCCGGAGTGA
- a CDS encoding tRNA(fMet)-specific endonuclease VapC yields the protein MICLDTNVVIGAINGRNPIIRTRLSEHIGSRVPLVVPVIALYEMRYGNAKSDRREASEQLLDEFLASGIGIVPFEQEDARHAGDIRAHLESRGTPIGHYDYLIAAQARSRRATLVTANRREFERVPGLIVTDWAA from the coding sequence ATGATCTGTCTCGATACGAATGTGGTCATCGGCGCCATCAATGGACGTAATCCAATCATCCGGACGCGCCTTAGTGAGCATATCGGGTCCCGCGTGCCTCTCGTCGTGCCCGTCATTGCGCTTTACGAAATGCGATACGGCAACGCGAAGAGCGACCGCCGTGAGGCCTCCGAGCAGCTTCTCGATGAGTTTCTGGCGTCCGGAATCGGGATCGTCCCCTTCGAGCAGGAAGATGCCCGCCATGCGGGCGATATACGCGCCCATCTGGAAAGCCGAGGCACGCCCATAGGCCATTACGATTATCTCATCGCCGCGCAGGCCCGCAGCCGGCGCGCGACGCTGGTGACGGCCAATCGCCGCGAGTTCGAGCGCGTGCCAGGGCTAATTGTCACGGATTGGGCGGCATGA
- a CDS encoding antitoxin VapB: MTASAKKPTVNEPTAKNSTAKLFMHGRSQAVRLPKEFRFEGTEVRVTRVGNKVILEPMEKPPFDLTAFWAKLDAMGAKDFFPDGPPDDPPAEPDPRKFFDE, encoded by the coding sequence ATGACAGCGAGCGCCAAGAAGCCGACCGTCAACGAACCGACCGCCAAGAATTCGACCGCCAAGCTCTTCATGCATGGCCGTAGTCAAGCCGTGCGCCTGCCGAAGGAGTTCCGGTTCGAAGGCACCGAGGTGCGCGTGACCAGGGTCGGCAACAAGGTCATTCTGGAGCCGATGGAAAAGCCGCCCTTCGATCTCACGGCTTTTTGGGCAAAACTGGACGCCATGGGGGCCAAGGACTTCTTTCCCGATGGTCCGCCTGACGATCCACCGGCTGAGCCCGACCCTCGAAAATTCTTCGACGAATGA
- a CDS encoding amino acid ABC transporter membrane protein 2, PAAT family, whose translation MSLTLGDLRRRFFGSLGNSLLTLFMLALFALVLPPLLRWALVDATFNVATPAQCREAGGACWAFVHEKYRLILFGRYPYAEQWRPLIAMFILITLILAACDRRLPRGWLTMSCTVGVPTAGVLMWGGAFGLEPVDTSRWGGLPLTLILAAAGIVIAFPLAVLLALGRRTEMAFVSALCTSFIEVMRGVPLVSLLFMASFMVPLFMPKHVQVDELLRALVAISLFSAAYLAEAIRGGLQAVPKGQEEAAHSLGLGPLQTSLLIVVPQALRIAIPAIVNIFIGLFKDTSLVGIVGLMDLLLAAKQALGDPAWRSFSLEAYLFVAALYFCFCFFMSRYSQSLERQVRTSEGNA comes from the coding sequence ATGAGCCTGACGCTCGGCGATCTGCGGCGGCGCTTCTTCGGCAGCCTCGGCAACAGCCTGCTGACGCTCTTCATGCTGGCACTGTTCGCGCTCGTCCTGCCGCCGCTGCTGCGCTGGGCGCTGGTCGATGCGACCTTCAATGTTGCCACCCCGGCGCAATGCCGGGAGGCGGGTGGAGCCTGCTGGGCCTTCGTGCACGAGAAATACCGCCTCATCCTGTTCGGCCGATATCCTTACGCCGAGCAATGGCGGCCGCTCATCGCCATGTTCATCCTCATCACGCTGATACTGGCGGCCTGCGATCGACGCCTGCCGCGCGGGTGGCTCACCATGTCGTGCACGGTCGGCGTGCCGACAGCCGGGGTGCTGATGTGGGGCGGCGCCTTCGGCCTCGAGCCTGTCGACACGTCGCGCTGGGGCGGCCTGCCGCTCACCTTGATCCTGGCGGCCGCCGGCATCGTCATCGCCTTCCCGCTCGCGGTGCTGCTGGCCCTCGGACGGCGCACCGAGATGGCCTTCGTCAGCGCGCTATGCACGTCCTTCATCGAAGTGATGCGTGGCGTGCCCCTGGTCAGCCTGTTGTTCATGGCATCCTTCATGGTGCCGCTGTTCATGCCGAAGCACGTCCAGGTGGACGAGCTGCTGCGGGCCCTGGTGGCGATCTCACTGTTCAGCGCGGCTTATCTCGCCGAGGCCATAAGGGGTGGGCTGCAGGCCGTGCCCAAGGGACAGGAGGAGGCGGCCCATTCGCTCGGCCTCGGCCCGCTGCAGACGAGCCTGTTGATCGTCGTGCCGCAGGCCTTGCGCATCGCCATCCCGGCCATCGTCAACATCTTCATCGGCCTGTTCAAGGACACCTCGCTGGTCGGCATCGTTGGCCTGATGGATCTCCTGCTCGCCGCCAAGCAGGCGCTCGGGGATCCGGCCTGGCGCAGCTTCTCGCTCGAAGCCTATCTGTTCGTGGCCGCCCTGTATTTCTGCTTCTGCTTCTTCATGTCCCGCTACAGCCAGTCGCTCGAGCGCCAGGTCAGAACGAGCGAGGGCAATGCGTGA